The Megasphaera stantonii genome includes a window with the following:
- a CDS encoding alkaline phosphatase family protein: protein MSHKMMILVIDGCAPEYLTPETAPALYALAAETGFVKIVQSQMPSVTNVNHACILSGRTPADTHVVGNYYYRPEIGEEGFIEERGFMKAKTILQAYRDVGKTTALFAVKGKVLGVYGDGATYGLSAQTPDAGLMKALGLTAPPPIDAAESTKWILEAALSCIQTYSPDFMYCTNNDYIFHHFAPDTKEAKQQIAYVDEYIRRIHELEPGRQIYVTADHGMNQKTTILNAQRLADDAGLHLYCLPPLKDRYIENHIYQEGGIVYVFLKDKEETKAFLALAEQTPEIERVMTARDAAATYQLPAEDIGDYVLFAAPDCAFGEIDGIRLHTTKSRTHGSLYECSIPLVAIHPEASPEQYVYSKDIAAIAMASL, encoded by the coding sequence ATGTCTCACAAAATGATGATTCTCGTAATCGACGGCTGCGCACCGGAGTATTTGACGCCTGAAACAGCGCCGGCGCTGTACGCCTTAGCTGCCGAAACAGGCTTTGTCAAAATCGTGCAGAGTCAAATGCCTTCGGTGACGAACGTCAACCACGCCTGTATTCTTTCCGGGCGCACGCCTGCCGATACGCACGTCGTAGGCAATTATTACTATCGCCCCGAAATAGGGGAAGAAGGGTTTATTGAAGAACGAGGCTTTATGAAGGCGAAAACCATCTTGCAGGCTTACCGGGACGTCGGCAAGACGACGGCCTTATTTGCCGTAAAAGGGAAAGTTCTCGGCGTATACGGAGACGGCGCAACGTACGGACTGAGCGCGCAGACGCCTGACGCTGGCTTGATGAAAGCCCTCGGCCTCACCGCTCCCCCGCCCATCGATGCGGCCGAAAGTACGAAATGGATTTTAGAAGCCGCCTTGTCCTGCATTCAAACGTATTCTCCTGATTTCATGTATTGTACGAATAACGACTATATATTCCATCATTTCGCGCCCGACACAAAAGAAGCGAAGCAACAGATTGCCTATGTAGACGAATACATTCGCCGTATTCACGAACTCGAACCGGGCCGGCAAATTTACGTTACGGCGGATCACGGCATGAATCAAAAGACAACAATTCTCAACGCCCAGCGCCTCGCCGACGACGCCGGCCTCCATCTGTACTGCCTGCCGCCCCTTAAAGATCGCTATATTGAAAATCACATATACCAAGAAGGCGGCATTGTCTATGTATTTTTAAAGGACAAAGAAGAAACCAAAGCCTTCCTCGCGCTGGCAGAACAAACGCCGGAAATCGAAAGGGTCATGACGGCCCGCGACGCGGCAGCTACCTATCAGCTTCCTGCCGAAGACATCGGCGACTACGTCCTCTTTGCCGCCCCGGACTGCGCCTTTGGAGAAATCGACGGCATACGGCTTCACACGACAAAATCGCGCACCCACGGCTCGCTGTACGAGTGCAGCATCCCCCTCGTCGCCATCCACCCCGAAGCGTCACCGGAACAATACGTTTACAGCAAAGATATCGCCGCTATCGCTATGGCGTCTTTATAA
- the pstC gene encoding phosphate ABC transporter permease subunit PstC, with translation MESLSRPAQGIPARRNISERAAACIVTACGFFAVLVVCSIAAYMVASGIPALYDIGIADVLFGTAWEPKGHPAQFGIFYVILTSLIGTGAAVLLAVPVGVLTAVFISEMASSRLAEAIRNAVGVLAAIPSVIFGLMGLMVLNPLMYELEQYIFRGQPDHQFTGGANLLSAILVLAIMILPTVINISEVSLRSVPQDIRNVSRALGATEIQTIFHVLLPAAKSGIITAVVLGTGRAIGEAMAISLVSGSAVHAPLPFNSVRFLTTAIVSEMGYASGLHREVLFTIGLVLFIFIMTINVVLTKVLKRGE, from the coding sequence ATGGAAAGCCTGTCCCGCCCTGCCCAGGGCATTCCTGCGCGCCGAAATATTTCCGAACGGGCTGCAGCCTGTATCGTTACGGCCTGCGGATTTTTTGCTGTCTTAGTCGTCTGTTCCATAGCGGCTTACATGGTCGCGAGCGGCATACCGGCGCTGTACGATATTGGCATTGCAGACGTCTTGTTTGGTACGGCGTGGGAGCCGAAAGGACATCCGGCTCAATTTGGTATTTTTTATGTTATTTTAACGTCCCTTATCGGGACCGGAGCGGCCGTTTTACTGGCCGTGCCTGTCGGCGTGCTGACGGCCGTATTCATCTCGGAAATGGCCTCTTCGCGGCTGGCGGAAGCGATACGCAACGCCGTCGGCGTGCTGGCGGCTATTCCATCAGTCATATTCGGCCTCATGGGACTGATGGTGCTCAACCCGCTGATGTACGAATTGGAACAATATATATTCCGTGGGCAGCCAGATCATCAGTTTACAGGCGGAGCCAATTTGCTGTCAGCCATACTGGTATTGGCTATCATGATTTTGCCGACGGTCATCAATATAAGCGAAGTATCCTTGCGCAGCGTGCCGCAGGACATACGCAACGTGTCGCGAGCTTTGGGGGCTACGGAAATCCAGACGATTTTTCATGTGCTGCTGCCGGCGGCTAAGTCGGGCATCATTACGGCCGTCGTTTTGGGTACCGGCCGGGCAATTGGCGAAGCCATGGCTATCAGCCTCGTGTCGGGCAGCGCTGTGCACGCGCCGTTGCCGTTTAATTCTGTCCGTTTCCTGACGACGGCTATTGTATCGGAAATGGGCTATGCATCGGGACTGCACCGCGAAGTCTTGTTTACGATCGGCTTGGTACTATTTATATTTATCATGACAATCAACGTCGTGCTGACTAAAGTGCTGAAAAGAGGGGAATAA
- a CDS encoding phosphate ABC transporter substrate-binding protein, whose translation MIRKLLPLFCCALLIFSLSGCGGTEKTLSGHIQVVGSTSMEPLCSLVSESYMEKEQGISVSNEYVGSTAGIEALLAGNADIGTSSRNLTQQEKNQGIVENIVAKDGIDIIINRNVTGVTALTSEQIRSLFTGEITNWKDLGGPDMPVIVIGQEAGSGTRAPFEEMLKLEGICRYSNELSGSGPVLARVAETNGAVGYCSMALADNSVTHIIVDGIAPTKENIQNGSYPLSKAMVMATKGAIANQSPEVQSFFDFIYSAEGQALIQKVNLIPMPKN comes from the coding sequence ATGATACGAAAACTGCTTCCCCTCTTCTGCTGCGCTCTCCTCATCTTCAGCTTATCTGGTTGCGGAGGCACTGAAAAAACCTTATCTGGTCATATTCAAGTCGTAGGCAGCACCTCGATGGAACCGCTCTGCTCCCTTGTTTCCGAATCGTATATGGAAAAGGAACAGGGCATCTCCGTATCCAACGAATACGTCGGCTCGACTGCCGGTATTGAAGCCCTTCTCGCCGGAAACGCCGACATCGGCACGTCGTCGCGCAATCTGACACAGCAAGAAAAAAATCAGGGCATCGTAGAAAATATCGTCGCCAAAGACGGCATCGACATCATCATTAATCGCAACGTAACCGGCGTCACAGCCCTTACGTCCGAACAAATACGCAGTCTCTTTACCGGCGAAATTACAAACTGGAAAGACCTCGGCGGCCCTGATATGCCGGTCATCGTTATCGGCCAAGAAGCCGGCTCCGGCACGAGAGCGCCTTTTGAAGAAATGCTGAAGCTCGAAGGAATTTGCCGGTACTCTAATGAATTATCCGGTTCCGGCCCCGTTCTGGCCCGCGTAGCCGAAACGAACGGAGCTGTCGGATATTGTTCTATGGCACTGGCCGACAATTCTGTAACCCATATCATCGTCGACGGCATAGCTCCGACAAAGGAAAATATACAAAACGGCTCCTATCCCTTAAGCAAAGCCATGGTCATGGCAACGAAGGGCGCGATTGCCAACCAGTCGCCAGAGGTACAAAGCTTCTTTGACTTCATATATTCCGCCGAAGGCCAGGCATTAATTCAAAAAGTCAATCTCATTCCCATGCCTAAAAACTAA
- the pstB gene encoding phosphate ABC transporter ATP-binding protein PstB produces MERCPAMQTDCVNLYYGQKQALFDVTMPVYAHAITALIGPSGCGKSTFLRTLNRMNDYIKGARVEGSVRLDGEEVYDSAVSLTALRKKVGMVFQQPIALSKSVYDNIAYGPRIHGVRDKTALDTIVRNCLKLAAMGEEVGSRLHTAGPSLSGGQRQRLAIARALAVEPDVLLLDEPTSALDPISTMKIENVLLSLKKQYTIVIVTHNMEQAKRISDYTGFFLNGRLVEFDETARLFANPTQEETKRYITGQFG; encoded by the coding sequence ATGGAACGATGCCCGGCTATGCAGACCGACTGTGTAAACTTATATTATGGACAAAAGCAAGCCCTGTTCGACGTGACGATGCCCGTCTATGCTCATGCGATTACGGCGCTGATTGGCCCGTCGGGATGTGGTAAGTCGACGTTTTTGCGGACGCTGAACCGCATGAACGACTATATTAAAGGCGCGCGCGTCGAAGGCTCCGTTCGACTGGACGGAGAAGAGGTATACGATTCTGCTGTCAGCCTGACGGCGTTGCGGAAAAAGGTCGGCATGGTTTTTCAGCAGCCCATTGCCTTATCCAAAAGCGTATACGATAATATCGCTTACGGGCCAAGAATCCACGGCGTGCGGGATAAGACGGCACTGGATACTATCGTGCGGAACTGCTTGAAGCTGGCGGCCATGGGCGAGGAAGTCGGCAGTCGGCTACATACGGCTGGGCCGAGCTTGTCCGGCGGGCAGCGGCAGCGCCTGGCAATAGCCAGAGCCTTGGCCGTTGAGCCGGACGTGTTGCTTCTTGACGAACCGACATCAGCGCTGGACCCGATTTCCACCATGAAAATTGAAAACGTGCTTCTTTCGCTAAAGAAACAGTACACTATCGTCATTGTGACGCACAATATGGAACAGGCCAAGCGTATTTCCGACTATACAGGCTTTTTCCTCAACGGCAGGCTCGTCGAATTTGATGAAACGGCGCGGCTTTTCGCCAATCCGACGCAAGAAGAAACGAAGCGGTATATTACGGGACAATTTGGCTGA
- the pstA gene encoding phosphate ABC transporter permease PstA, producing MNGSIYERRRPATEYLLTGCIYLSALFCLCLLAGMAAYIFAKGSTMISWTFLTTATSAAKGTTGILGNMINTVYVIICTLLIAMPLGVGAAIYINEYAKRGKVVEIIEFTTETLAGIPSIIFGMFGLLFFGMTLGLRYSILTGSLTLTLMLLPLITRTTQEALKAVPEAYRMGALGLGASKWYMIRTIILPSAMPGIVTGLVLALGRIAGESAALLFTAGSGYFLPKDIVEKIFQPGGTLTIQMYIFMQNAEYDKAFGIAVVLLVLVLVLNLAANRIIRRFRPEA from the coding sequence ATGAACGGGAGCATATACGAACGCCGCCGTCCGGCGACGGAATATCTTTTAACGGGCTGTATTTATTTGTCGGCTCTCTTTTGTTTATGTCTTCTGGCCGGTATGGCGGCTTATATTTTTGCAAAGGGAAGCACGATGATTTCTTGGACCTTTTTGACGACGGCGACAAGCGCAGCTAAAGGTACGACGGGAATACTGGGCAATATGATCAATACGGTCTACGTCATCATTTGTACCTTGCTGATCGCGATGCCGCTGGGTGTCGGCGCGGCAATATATATCAATGAATACGCGAAGCGGGGAAAGGTCGTAGAGATTATTGAGTTTACGACGGAAACGCTGGCCGGTATTCCCTCTATCATTTTCGGTATGTTTGGGCTCCTCTTTTTCGGCATGACCTTGGGGCTTCGCTATTCAATTTTGACGGGTTCCCTGACCCTGACGCTCATGCTGCTGCCTCTCATTACGCGGACGACGCAGGAAGCGCTGAAAGCTGTGCCGGAGGCGTATCGCATGGGCGCGTTGGGTTTAGGCGCGTCTAAATGGTACATGATACGGACGATTATCCTGCCTAGCGCCATGCCGGGGATTGTCACGGGCTTGGTACTAGCGCTGGGACGCATTGCCGGCGAGTCGGCGGCGCTGCTGTTTACAGCCGGAAGCGGGTATTTCCTGCCTAAGGATATAGTAGAAAAAATTTTCCAGCCTGGCGGGACGCTGACCATACAAATGTATATTTTTATGCAAAATGCTGAATACGATAAAGCTTTCGGCATTGCCGTCGTCTTGCTAGTTTTAGTATTAGTGCTGAATTTGGCGGCGAACCGGATAATACGCCGATTCCGTCCGGAAGCGTAA
- a CDS encoding LysR family transcriptional regulator translates to MTIRNLEIFAAVCEYMSMSKAAGSLMISQSSVSQAVSALEKECGVVLFERLNHKLYLTDAGHILLYQAQQVLQCMEQLEKAVGDGALCHTLRLGASTTIGDCLIYPLTQKFAAERDVVFDVEINNSKALEKKLLTAKLDASILQAATLSPYLAYVPLLRDDMTIICRPDHEKAGTTSSLSDLAEESFVVREKGSGTEIILEQTFADYNLHLKKRWRCNNPGSVKQAVMHGVGIALVSKYLVQSELSQGILGEIHMAERLFTRDFVLAYHQDKRQDACFAAFVAFCKNLGHDGVSRLILNNI, encoded by the coding sequence ATGACGATTCGAAATTTGGAGATATTTGCTGCTGTATGCGAATATATGAGCATGAGCAAAGCCGCTGGAAGTCTGATGATTTCCCAATCTTCCGTCAGCCAGGCAGTAAGCGCTTTGGAAAAGGAATGCGGCGTCGTTTTATTTGAACGTTTGAATCATAAGCTGTACTTGACCGATGCCGGGCACATACTACTGTATCAGGCTCAGCAAGTGCTGCAGTGTATGGAACAGCTTGAAAAGGCTGTCGGTGACGGCGCGCTTTGCCATACGCTGCGATTAGGCGCGTCGACGACTATCGGAGATTGTTTGATATATCCGCTGACGCAGAAGTTCGCAGCCGAGCGAGACGTAGTTTTCGACGTAGAAATCAACAACAGCAAAGCCTTGGAGAAAAAGCTTCTTACTGCCAAGTTGGATGCGTCCATTCTCCAAGCCGCTACATTGTCGCCATATTTAGCGTATGTTCCGCTGCTTCGCGACGACATGACGATTATTTGCCGGCCCGACCATGAAAAAGCGGGGACGACGTCCTCCCTTAGTGATTTGGCAGAAGAAAGTTTCGTCGTGCGGGAAAAAGGCAGCGGTACGGAAATCATATTGGAACAGACCTTTGCCGATTACAATCTCCATCTGAAAAAACGTTGGCGCTGCAATAATCCGGGGTCGGTCAAGCAAGCCGTCATGCATGGCGTTGGAATCGCCTTGGTATCGAAGTATTTGGTGCAGTCGGAGCTAAGCCAAGGGATTCTTGGCGAAATTCATATGGCAGAACGCCTGTTTACCCGTGATTTTGTCTTGGCATACCATCAGGATAAACGGCAAGATGCCTGCTTTGCCGCCTTTGTTGCCTTTTGCAAGAACTTGGGCCATGACGGCGTATCGCGTCTTATATTAAACAATATATAG
- a CDS encoding EFR1 family ferrodoxin (N-terminal region resembles flavodoxins. C-terminal ferrodoxin region binds two 4Fe-4S clusters.), translating into MTTCARIITAYFSPTNTTKTVCETIAQELSRTLGIPHESRSFTLPGERTEPLVFPEGSLVILGMPVYAGRVPNFMLKYLAQTEGNGSMGLPIVVYGNRNYDDALIELRDIMEKAHIHTVAGGAFIGEHSFSRTLGQGRPDSQDLNKARSFAQVVASTISNDRYRTPVPVKGNVPYRPYMVPQKADGSHKTITKVFPKVSDACTNCGVCVSVCPLGSIAPDCHTYTTFCVKCCACVKACPVGARYYDDETYLFHKKDLEETYARRAEPETFI; encoded by the coding sequence ATGACAACATGCGCACGTATTATTACCGCCTATTTCAGCCCGACGAACACGACGAAAACCGTCTGCGAAACCATTGCCCAGGAGCTGAGCCGCACGCTGGGCATTCCCCACGAAAGCCGCAGCTTCACCTTACCGGGCGAACGAACGGAACCACTTGTATTTCCTGAAGGCTCATTGGTCATCCTCGGCATGCCGGTCTACGCCGGCCGCGTGCCCAACTTCATGCTGAAATACCTGGCGCAGACAGAAGGAAACGGCTCCATGGGCCTTCCCATCGTCGTATACGGCAACCGCAACTACGACGACGCCCTCATCGAGCTCCGCGATATCATGGAAAAAGCTCACATTCACACCGTCGCCGGCGGCGCGTTCATCGGCGAGCATTCCTTCTCCCGCACTCTCGGCCAGGGCCGTCCCGACAGCCAGGACCTCAACAAGGCCCGCAGCTTCGCCCAGGTCGTAGCCAGCACGATTTCCAACGACAGATACCGCACGCCCGTGCCGGTCAAGGGCAACGTCCCCTATCGGCCGTATATGGTGCCGCAGAAGGCCGACGGCTCCCATAAGACCATTACCAAGGTCTTCCCGAAGGTCAGCGACGCCTGCACCAACTGCGGCGTCTGCGTCAGCGTCTGTCCCCTCGGTTCCATTGCGCCGGACTGCCATACGTACACGACGTTCTGCGTCAAATGCTGCGCCTGCGTCAAGGCCTGCCCCGTCGGCGCGCGCTACTACGACGACGAAACGTATTTGTTCCATAAGAAAGATTTAGAAGAAACGTACGCCCGCCGTGCTGAGCCGGAAACATTTATTTAA